The following proteins are co-located in the Desulfovibrio inopinatus DSM 10711 genome:
- a CDS encoding ABC transporter ATP-binding protein yields the protein MSSVGKVELSAMGKFYGTVEALRNIELTIKAGEYCCLLGPSGCGKSTAVRMISGHEEVSSGDILLDGRNITDAPPAKRKTALMFQNYALFPHLSCVDNVAFSLKIAGESKTSRRSQAMELLELVHMADYAEALPDQLSGGQQQRVALARALITKPSVILLDEPLSALDPFLRVQMRKELRNIQKELDMTFIHVTHSQEEAFALADKVVVMSKGTIQQVGTPRQIFETPNTPFVASFIGGHNLFSANFEALPKEEKYMVNLESATTCRCGALPHLKASGTYGFSVRADRIRFGVKGDADADMVVPATVTLAEYQGGHVIVHCKSSAGEIIQINIPDYKYFALQPDPGHEVLLGWDCRDMNIFPHT from the coding sequence ATGAGTAGTGTCGGAAAAGTAGAATTGTCGGCTATGGGCAAATTTTACGGGACAGTCGAGGCGTTACGAAACATCGAACTGACCATCAAAGCAGGTGAATATTGCTGTCTGCTTGGGCCGAGTGGATGCGGTAAAAGCACGGCTGTGCGAATGATTTCCGGCCACGAGGAAGTCTCAAGCGGTGACATTCTCCTTGACGGACGCAATATTACGGACGCACCTCCTGCCAAACGAAAGACCGCGCTGATGTTTCAGAACTATGCCTTGTTTCCACACCTCTCCTGTGTGGACAACGTCGCATTCAGCCTGAAAATAGCCGGGGAATCCAAGACGTCACGCCGAAGTCAAGCGATGGAACTGCTGGAACTGGTGCACATGGCAGATTATGCCGAAGCATTGCCAGACCAACTCTCCGGCGGTCAGCAGCAGCGTGTGGCTTTAGCCCGAGCGCTCATTACCAAGCCCTCAGTAATTTTACTGGATGAACCTCTCTCCGCTCTGGATCCCTTTCTTCGTGTCCAGATGCGCAAGGAACTCCGAAATATCCAGAAAGAGTTGGACATGACTTTTATTCATGTCACCCACTCCCAAGAGGAAGCCTTCGCTTTGGCGGACAAAGTGGTTGTGATGTCCAAGGGGACCATTCAACAGGTAGGCACTCCTCGCCAAATTTTTGAAACACCCAACACCCCCTTCGTCGCCAGTTTTATCGGTGGACACAATCTTTTTTCAGCCAACTTCGAAGCGCTCCCTAAAGAAGAAAAATATATGGTCAACTTGGAGAGCGCCACGACCTGCCGATGCGGAGCCCTTCCTCACCTCAAGGCATCTGGAACATATGGTTTTTCCGTACGGGCAGATCGCATCCGTTTCGGAGTGAAAGGCGACGCAGATGCGGACATGGTGGTACCGGCCACGGTGACACTGGCCGAGTATCAAGGCGGACACGTCATCGTGCATTGCAAGTCCAGCGCCGGCGAGATCATTCAGATCAACATACCCGATTACAAATATTTCGCGCTGCAACCCGACCCAGGACACGAAGTCCTTCTTGGTTGGGACTGTCGCGATATGAATATTTTCCCCCATACATAA
- a CDS encoding ABC transporter substrate-binding protein translates to MGQDKTKKNGTMSRRKFLGTAATAAVAVAATPVITGFPTIWAQNIKNVKLRQFGTGTASVNAIADKVKKDLGFTVEMTALDSDAVVQRAVTQPKSYDIADIEYWVCKKVYPSGVIQPMDTSRIKLYDKISPLFKNGKLTPEAQIAQGTAPHTVGFVEHKDDRQFAKRETKWMTLIPTIYNADTLGIRPDLVGREIKNWRDIMDPAFKGKTSILNIPAIGIMDAAMICESMGAIKYGDKGNMTREEIDKTIAILKKAKKDGQFRAFWKSFDESVNLMASGEVVIQSMWSPAVAAVRAKGIPCKYQPLEEGYRAWGGGLGIARHLSGLELEAAYEYFNWYISGWAGAYLNRQGYYSAAPSTSKKFMSENEWDYWIEGKPATADIVSPEGVIMEKAGAVRDGGSYIERMSHVACWNSVMDENKYMIRKWNEFIAS, encoded by the coding sequence ATGGGTCAAGACAAGACAAAGAAAAACGGCACGATGAGTCGAAGAAAGTTCCTGGGTACGGCTGCGACGGCCGCTGTTGCAGTCGCGGCCACTCCGGTCATTACAGGATTCCCAACCATTTGGGCGCAGAACATCAAAAACGTTAAACTGCGCCAGTTCGGTACTGGCACGGCAAGTGTCAATGCCATTGCAGACAAAGTAAAAAAAGATCTCGGCTTTACCGTCGAGATGACTGCTCTGGATTCCGACGCCGTTGTTCAACGCGCCGTCACTCAGCCCAAATCCTACGACATCGCAGACATTGAATACTGGGTTTGTAAAAAAGTGTATCCCAGTGGCGTCATTCAGCCCATGGATACCTCACGTATCAAACTCTACGACAAAATATCTCCCCTCTTCAAAAATGGTAAATTGACCCCCGAAGCCCAAATTGCGCAGGGTACGGCTCCACACACGGTCGGCTTTGTCGAACACAAAGACGATCGTCAATTTGCTAAACGCGAAACAAAGTGGATGACCCTCATCCCGACGATCTACAACGCCGACACCCTTGGTATTCGTCCCGACCTCGTCGGTCGCGAAATCAAAAATTGGCGTGACATCATGGACCCCGCCTTCAAGGGAAAGACTTCTATTCTGAACATCCCGGCGATCGGTATTATGGATGCTGCCATGATCTGCGAATCCATGGGTGCCATCAAATACGGTGACAAAGGGAACATGACTCGCGAAGAGATCGACAAGACCATCGCAATCCTCAAAAAAGCCAAGAAAGATGGTCAGTTCCGCGCTTTCTGGAAGTCTTTTGACGAATCCGTCAACCTCATGGCTTCCGGTGAAGTTGTCATCCAGTCCATGTGGTCTCCGGCGGTCGCGGCTGTTCGAGCCAAGGGCATTCCTTGCAAGTATCAACCGCTGGAAGAAGGATATCGTGCGTGGGGCGGCGGACTCGGCATTGCCCGCCACTTGTCCGGTCTCGAACTGGAGGCCGCCTACGAATACTTTAACTGGTACATCTCCGGTTGGGCCGGTGCGTACCTCAACCGCCAAGGTTACTATAGCGCCGCTCCCTCTACGTCCAAAAAATTCATGTCGGAAAACGAGTGGGATTACTGGATCGAGGGCAAGCCCGCCACGGCGGATATTGTCAGCCCTGAAGGCGTCATCATGGAAAAGGCCGGTGCGGTCCGTGATGGTGGTTCCTACATTGAACGTATGAGCCACGTTGCCTGCTGGAACTCAGTCATGGACGAAAACAAGTACATGATTCGCAAATGGAACGAGTTCATCGCTTCCTAA
- a CDS encoding ABC transporter permease: protein MANERRAYFQVFPLFTIMLVFLVIPTIMLVIVSFWDYNAFSIIPDFIWDNYEFLLTSPVTWQAYTKTLFYAVTSWALTLLIGFTVAYYMAFHLRTTKSQTICFLLATVPFLTSNIIRMISWIPLLGRNGLVNQTLQTLGLTDHPLEFLLYSDFSVVLAFVHLYSLFMVVPIFNSMMRIDRKLLEAAIDAGATPWQVITHVIIPLSKSGITIGTIFVFTLVMGDFITVRLMSGGLSASVGVLIYNEITLLQYPAAAAGAVTLLATVMLMIAILFRFANIRKDL, encoded by the coding sequence ATGGCAAATGAACGAAGAGCATATTTCCAGGTTTTCCCTCTCTTCACGATCATGCTGGTCTTCTTGGTCATCCCGACTATCATGCTCGTGATTGTCAGCTTTTGGGACTACAATGCCTTTTCCATTATCCCCGATTTCATCTGGGATAACTACGAATTTCTGCTGACTTCTCCGGTAACCTGGCAGGCCTATACCAAAACGCTGTTCTATGCTGTCACCTCCTGGGCCCTGACTCTGCTCATCGGATTTACGGTGGCCTATTATATGGCGTTCCATCTCCGAACCACCAAATCACAGACAATCTGTTTTCTGTTGGCCACTGTTCCCTTTCTCACGTCAAACATCATTCGCATGATTTCGTGGATTCCCTTGCTGGGACGCAACGGGTTGGTCAACCAAACGCTTCAGACGTTGGGCCTGACGGATCATCCGTTGGAATTCCTTTTATACAGCGATTTTTCCGTGGTGTTGGCTTTTGTCCATCTCTACAGCTTATTCATGGTCGTCCCCATCTTCAACTCGATGATGCGAATCGACCGAAAACTCTTGGAAGCAGCCATCGACGCGGGCGCAACTCCCTGGCAGGTCATCACGCACGTCATCATCCCGTTGTCAAAATCCGGCATCACCATCGGCACGATCTTCGTCTTTACCCTTGTCATGGGAGACTTCATTACGGTTCGACTCATGAGCGGAGGATTAAGCGCCTCAGTGGGTGTACTCATCTACAATGAAATCACGCTGTTGCAATATCCAGCCGCAGCCGCAGGTGCCGTGACATTACTGGCGACAGTCATGCTTATGATTGCGATTCTTTTCAGGTTCGCCAACATCCGCAAGGATCTTTAG
- a CDS encoding ABC transporter permease, which produces MQNSNKRPKSFYFLTAFFVLFILFLYGPTLTIGILSFQGPSGGLTFPMNGCSFHWYFKLFEQQAVGDFGGSLTRSLLLGLAVMVSTVVISLSAGMAFRKKFKGSGVLFYLTITSLVIPSILISLGIGLLFNQLDIEPTWYGSAFGAHLTWTLPFGLLIMFAVFNRFDKSYEAAAIDMCATPFQTLRYVVIPLILPSLVGVGLFGFTLSYDEFARTIMTSGSKNTLPLEIFGMTTNVTTPVLYALGTLTTFISFVAIVGTLVALHIHKKHRHYRTTLER; this is translated from the coding sequence GTGCAAAACTCCAATAAACGCCCGAAGAGCTTCTATTTCCTGACCGCCTTCTTCGTCCTGTTCATCCTGTTTCTGTATGGACCGACGCTGACCATTGGCATCCTTTCCTTCCAGGGGCCATCCGGCGGACTGACATTTCCCATGAATGGTTGCTCTTTCCATTGGTATTTCAAATTGTTCGAGCAACAGGCCGTCGGTGATTTCGGTGGATCCTTAACCCGCTCACTCCTTCTCGGCTTGGCGGTAATGGTCAGCACTGTGGTCATATCCTTGTCGGCAGGTATGGCTTTCCGGAAAAAGTTCAAAGGAAGCGGGGTACTCTTTTACTTAACGATCACCAGCCTGGTCATCCCGTCCATTCTCATCAGCCTCGGCATCGGCCTGCTCTTTAACCAATTGGACATCGAACCAACATGGTACGGCTCTGCCTTCGGGGCCCACCTTACTTGGACACTGCCTTTCGGGTTGCTGATCATGTTCGCGGTGTTCAACCGGTTCGACAAATCCTACGAAGCCGCGGCCATAGATATGTGCGCTACGCCATTCCAGACCCTACGCTACGTAGTAATACCGCTCATTCTGCCCAGTTTAGTCGGAGTTGGGCTGTTCGGTTTCACTCTGTCCTACGATGAATTCGCCCGGACGATCATGACATCGGGTTCGAAAAATACCCTGCCGCTCGAAATATTTGGCATGACGACGAACGTGACCACACCGGTACTGTACGCCCTCGGAACACTGACAACATTTATTTCCTTTGTGGCCATTGTTGGAACCCTGGTTGCTCTCCACATCCATAAGAAACACCGCCACTATCGAACGACCCTTGAGAGATAA
- a CDS encoding aspartate/glutamate racemase family protein codes for MHILIINPNASIPMTRSVEATARRVCAADTTISACCPSESPLSIEGHSDGALGTYHMLQLVERREPADGYVVACFDDTGVDALRERVAGPILGIGEAAMHAATMLACRFTILTTLERSVPILEDNARRYGLDVRCRGIHAANLPVLALEDEQDDRAFSVVSEAASELLLKDRSDALVLGCAGMTHLTQRLSDKLGVPVIDGVPTAVKFVESLIGLGLQTAKTGGYAYPREKTSSHCKGDHHV; via the coding sequence ATGCACATCCTCATTATCAACCCCAACGCCAGCATCCCCATGACCCGCTCCGTCGAAGCAACGGCACGCCGAGTCTGTGCTGCTGATACCACCATCAGCGCTTGTTGCCCGTCCGAAAGTCCTCTCTCTATTGAAGGGCATTCGGATGGAGCACTGGGCACATACCACATGCTTCAATTGGTAGAACGCCGTGAACCCGCCGACGGCTATGTGGTTGCCTGCTTCGATGATACGGGTGTGGACGCCTTGAGAGAACGGGTGGCCGGTCCGATTTTGGGCATCGGTGAAGCAGCCATGCACGCCGCAACCATGCTGGCCTGTCGATTTACCATTCTGACCACCTTGGAGCGTTCCGTTCCCATCTTGGAAGATAATGCTCGCCGGTATGGTTTGGACGTGCGGTGCAGAGGCATACATGCTGCCAACCTTCCCGTCCTGGCATTGGAAGACGAACAGGACGACCGTGCATTCTCCGTCGTCTCCGAAGCGGCATCCGAATTATTGCTCAAAGACCGTAGCGATGCTTTGGTTCTTGGGTGTGCAGGGATGACCCATCTGACGCAACGACTCAGCGACAAGCTCGGCGTACCGGTTATAGACGGCGTCCCCACGGCGGTGAAGTTTGTGGAATCGCTGATCGGGCTTGGCCTCCAAACGGCCAAAACTGGTGGCTATGCCTACCCTCGGGAAAAGACATCTTCTCACTGCAAAGGCGACCATCATGTTTGA
- the allB gene encoding allantoinase AllB, producing the protein MFDLVLQNARLVTERTICDATIGINDGHIACIATVNESLEGARYLDCAGKLVLPGFIDLHVHFNEPGLTRREDYCTGSAGAAAGGITLFADMPLSNAPYTLTTEDVREKIERASRGSVVDFAIWGGFIEDNVSEMAPMVEAGAYGFKMFTCDAGDGFPTPTPETMQRGFAQAKELGTFIGVHCEDQAAMDRNALLCPPEMDEIDRFLEIHNPETELSAVRAAIKLAKQSGAHLHVCHASLPETVDLVTQARQRGVSASVETCPQYLLCTSDDLHRIRGPLKCTPPVRDRNAVEGLWQRLADGAVDFLGTDHSPAETWEKNQASFDACWGGINGVQYLFSLLHTEGVVRRKLDIRQLVRLYSAEPARFIGQYPKKGTLEEGSEASFVLFDPNAEWTIQADKQLTKHQQTPYDGMHCTGRIEQTWLRGVPVCTYDFDTGRYRLTGEAGAGKLVTPVNNKGKKE; encoded by the coding sequence ATGTTTGATCTTGTGCTGCAAAACGCCCGACTTGTGACAGAAAGAACCATCTGCGATGCCACGATAGGTATCAATGATGGTCACATCGCCTGCATTGCTACAGTCAATGAATCTTTGGAAGGAGCACGTTACCTCGACTGTGCCGGCAAGCTCGTGCTGCCAGGCTTCATTGATCTGCATGTTCATTTCAATGAACCCGGTCTGACGCGGCGCGAAGATTACTGTACCGGTTCAGCCGGAGCGGCTGCAGGTGGTATCACCCTCTTTGCCGACATGCCTCTTTCCAATGCTCCCTATACGCTCACAACGGAAGACGTACGCGAAAAAATCGAAAGAGCTTCGCGTGGTTCCGTCGTGGATTTCGCCATATGGGGCGGATTTATTGAGGATAATGTGTCTGAAATGGCTCCCATGGTTGAAGCTGGGGCCTATGGATTCAAGATGTTTACGTGCGATGCGGGAGACGGTTTCCCCACACCCACACCCGAAACCATGCAACGCGGCTTTGCTCAAGCCAAGGAACTTGGCACATTCATCGGTGTGCATTGTGAGGATCAAGCCGCCATGGATCGCAACGCGTTGCTCTGCCCTCCCGAGATGGATGAAATCGACCGTTTTCTGGAAATCCATAATCCGGAGACAGAACTCTCGGCTGTCCGGGCAGCCATCAAACTGGCCAAACAAAGCGGGGCACACCTCCATGTCTGTCACGCAAGCCTGCCTGAAACCGTGGATCTCGTGACACAAGCCCGTCAACGTGGCGTGTCTGCAAGCGTAGAGACCTGCCCGCAATACTTGCTCTGTACCAGTGATGACTTGCACCGCATACGAGGCCCGCTGAAATGCACGCCGCCCGTACGCGACCGAAACGCGGTGGAAGGCTTGTGGCAACGACTTGCCGACGGTGCAGTGGATTTCCTGGGAACCGACCATTCTCCCGCGGAAACATGGGAAAAAAATCAAGCCTCCTTCGACGCGTGTTGGGGGGGCATCAACGGAGTCCAATACCTCTTCTCTTTACTCCACACGGAAGGAGTTGTCCGGCGCAAGCTGGATATTCGTCAACTGGTCCGTCTCTACAGTGCAGAACCCGCTCGATTCATCGGTCAGTACCCGAAAAAAGGGACTCTGGAAGAAGGCAGCGAGGCGTCTTTCGTCCTCTTTGATCCGAACGCTGAGTGGACCATCCAGGCGGACAAACAGCTCACCAAACATCAACAGACTCCCTATGACGGTATGCATTGCACAGGCCGCATTGAACAGACGTGGCTTCGAGGTGTTCCCGTCTGTACGTACGATTTCGATACCGGAAGATACCGACTGACAGGTGAGGCGGGCGCTGGAAAGCTCGTCACCCCCGTTAACAACAAAGGGAAAAAAGAATGA
- a CDS encoding Zn-dependent hydrolase yields MNRLRTNPERLRRFLTEIAAFGATQNGGVTRLALSDEDRDARNQLKAWFEEAGCETQIDRMGNMFFVRPGKNRTLPPVLTGSHCDSQPQGGRFDGILGIVAGLEAVCALNDAGVTLERDLIVVNWTNEEGSRFTPGTTGSGVFAGKLDRQAMYGLTDRDGLTFGEELERIGYKGETDFDPRPLHANFEYHIEQGPVLERQDKTIGVPKGIVCLRWYDVEIQGVPNHAGPTPMNERQDAIYAFSRMAGQIFDIGLASKDVVTTVGEVHPSPNSRNVIAGHVHFTIDIRGWDETETDRVCKAIEEAIQNNAEATGCTVDIRQTWAVERAPFHPELVSLIHDIAGELDLPALDMVSGASHDTVYINQFAPSAMIFVPSIGGRSHAEVEETSWSDCAAGADVLLNCILKTGNDAADVTYSISK; encoded by the coding sequence ATGAATAGATTGAGGACCAACCCCGAACGGTTGCGCCGCTTCCTCACGGAGATCGCCGCCTTCGGCGCAACACAAAACGGCGGTGTCACCCGGCTGGCTTTGAGCGACGAAGATCGCGATGCACGCAATCAGCTTAAAGCATGGTTCGAAGAGGCAGGCTGTGAAACGCAAATTGATCGCATGGGGAATATGTTTTTTGTCCGACCGGGCAAAAACCGGACTTTACCGCCTGTCTTGACCGGCTCTCACTGCGACTCCCAGCCCCAGGGCGGTCGTTTTGACGGCATTCTGGGTATCGTTGCCGGGCTGGAAGCTGTCTGCGCTCTCAATGATGCGGGAGTTACTCTGGAACGTGACCTCATCGTGGTCAACTGGACCAACGAAGAGGGCAGTCGATTCACTCCAGGCACGACGGGTTCGGGTGTTTTCGCTGGGAAACTCGATCGTCAGGCCATGTATGGTCTTACCGATCGCGACGGGCTCACCTTCGGCGAAGAGCTGGAGCGGATCGGCTATAAAGGTGAAACCGACTTCGATCCAAGACCACTGCACGCCAACTTCGAATATCACATCGAACAAGGTCCGGTGTTGGAACGGCAAGACAAGACCATTGGCGTACCTAAAGGCATTGTTTGCTTGCGATGGTACGATGTGGAAATCCAAGGAGTTCCCAATCACGCCGGCCCAACGCCCATGAACGAACGTCAGGATGCCATTTATGCATTTTCACGCATGGCCGGACAAATCTTTGATATCGGCCTGGCGTCCAAGGATGTGGTGACCACGGTTGGCGAGGTCCATCCCTCTCCGAACTCACGGAATGTCATTGCAGGACATGTCCACTTCACGATCGACATCCGGGGTTGGGACGAGACCGAAACCGATCGTGTTTGCAAGGCGATCGAAGAGGCAATTCAGAACAATGCCGAGGCGACCGGCTGCACGGTGGATATTCGGCAGACATGGGCCGTTGAACGCGCCCCGTTCCATCCGGAACTCGTCTCCCTCATCCATGACATTGCCGGTGAACTTGATCTCCCCGCTCTCGACATGGTTTCCGGGGCCTCCCACGATACCGTGTATATCAACCAGTTCGCCCCCAGTGCCATGATCTTCGTGCCCAGTATCGGCGGACGCAGCCACGCAGAAGTCGAGGAAACGTCCTGGTCCGACTGTGCTGCCGGTGCAGACGTGCTGCTCAACTGCATCTTGAAGACGGGCAACGACGCTGCAGACGTAACGTATTCCATCAGTAAATGA
- the ilvC gene encoding ketol-acid reductoisomerase, whose translation MSEIEFEKIYRDDDVDLSILEGKTIAVIGYGSQGRAQSMNMRESGMKIIVGAGDRTRHSSWDKAEADGFEVYPIEEAVEKADIVHILLQDPAQPSVYYESIHSHLKPGQTLSFAHGFAVLYGTIKPPKDIDVVLFVPNGPGPVTRQKFKDGSGIWGCISVDQDVTGHAKEIALAISKAVGSTRVGVVDMTFQHETEGDNYEEQVLYGGTIHLMRTIYNIMIKNGYPRSFAYAKAIRSIRSIIDDIDAVGIEAYLTSRASRTCEFAVRHSGPRVINEKAMEEIFEETERGIFARNWLQEFSLGMPTLNRMRRTWADSDMEQTGKIWREKFGK comes from the coding sequence ATGAGCGAAATCGAATTCGAAAAAATCTATCGTGACGATGACGTTGACCTGAGCATTCTGGAAGGCAAAACCATCGCTGTCATCGGCTACGGAAGTCAGGGCCGGGCTCAATCCATGAACATGCGCGAAAGCGGCATGAAAATCATCGTGGGCGCTGGTGACCGCACCCGCCATTCGAGCTGGGATAAAGCTGAAGCTGACGGTTTCGAAGTCTACCCCATTGAAGAAGCTGTGGAAAAAGCAGACATTGTCCACATTCTGCTGCAGGATCCGGCGCAACCCTCCGTCTACTACGAATCCATCCATAGCCATCTCAAGCCCGGTCAGACGCTGAGCTTCGCCCACGGTTTCGCCGTGCTCTATGGCACCATTAAACCGCCCAAAGATATTGATGTGGTCCTGTTCGTGCCGAATGGTCCCGGCCCCGTCACCCGCCAGAAATTTAAGGATGGTTCCGGCATTTGGGGTTGTATCAGCGTCGATCAAGACGTCACCGGCCACGCAAAGGAAATCGCCTTGGCCATCTCCAAAGCCGTTGGCTCCACCCGAGTCGGCGTCGTCGATATGACCTTCCAACACGAGACCGAGGGAGACAACTACGAAGAGCAGGTACTGTACGGCGGGACTATCCACCTGATGCGGACCATCTACAATATCATGATCAAAAACGGGTATCCTCGCTCCTTTGCCTACGCCAAAGCAATCCGTTCCATTCGTTCTATTATTGATGATATCGACGCCGTGGGCATTGAGGCCTATCTGACCTCCCGTGCAAGCCGTACCTGCGAGTTCGCCGTGCGTCACAGCGGCCCCCGAGTCATCAATGAAAAGGCCATGGAAGAAATATTTGAGGAAACAGAACGTGGTATCTTCGCACGAAATTGGCTTCAGGAATTCTCGTTAGGAATGCCTACGCTGAATCGTATGCGGCGCACCTGGGCCGATTCCGACATGGAGCAGACCGGCAAAATCTGGCGCGAAAAATTCGGCAAATAA
- the allE gene encoding (S)-ureidoglycine aminohydrolase, whose product MPYPEGFLKNRSSYEPGKYAVITTEGRVINVVPGIKGCALSILASPKLGANFVQMVGTVSTAGKTTIPYGQAENIETLLFVMDGEGSLDVTVGGKTKTLTAGGYIYSPPGKGVDFASKGDAPVTILLYKQRFIPHPDPEVKQPWMVTGSIRNIEESFYDQMENVFVRDLLPVDEAFDMNFHTLAFLPGGCHPFVETHVQEHGMYIYQGQGLYLLDEQWLPVESGDFIWIAPFCKQACYGTGLERMEYIYSKDCHRDEAI is encoded by the coding sequence ATGCCTTATCCTGAAGGTTTTCTGAAAAACCGGTCTTCGTACGAGCCCGGAAAATATGCGGTTATCACTACCGAAGGACGCGTTATCAATGTGGTTCCCGGTATAAAAGGCTGCGCGCTTTCCATCCTGGCTTCCCCAAAACTCGGCGCCAATTTCGTGCAGATGGTCGGCACAGTCTCCACAGCAGGAAAGACAACCATTCCTTACGGTCAGGCTGAAAATATTGAAACGCTTCTCTTTGTAATGGATGGAGAAGGCTCCTTGGACGTTACTGTCGGAGGCAAAACCAAAACGCTCACAGCCGGAGGCTACATCTACTCTCCCCCTGGAAAGGGTGTCGATTTTGCTTCCAAAGGCGATGCGCCAGTGACCATCCTTCTCTACAAACAACGATTTATCCCGCACCCCGATCCAGAGGTAAAACAGCCTTGGATGGTTACCGGGTCCATTCGGAATATCGAAGAAAGTTTTTATGATCAGATGGAGAACGTCTTTGTCCGCGACCTGCTGCCCGTGGACGAGGCTTTTGACATGAACTTCCACACTCTTGCCTTCCTGCCCGGCGGTTGCCACCCCTTTGTGGAAACACACGTGCAGGAACACGGCATGTACATCTACCAAGGTCAAGGCCTGTATCTTTTGGATGAACAATGGCTGCCGGTCGAATCCGGAGATTTCATCTGGATAGCCCCGTTCTGTAAACAAGCCTGTTACGGAACCGGTCTGGAACGCATGGAATACATCTACTCGAAAGACTGCCACCGCGACGAAGCCATCTAA
- a CDS encoding flavin reductase family protein → MKRNLGAVNALYPSLTTIVGAMVNGKPNFLVIAHVGIFNHGQPQYLSFGISKRHYTNQGIKEHGEFSVNIPGEDLVVETDYVGIVSGKKTDKSDVFDLYSGELKYAPLITACPIAMECRLHDVLDYETHEIFVGSIVATHADESVLQGDTIDVKAARPLLFDMNSIMYYSLGDAVAPCWNVGKELKKRTHEG, encoded by the coding sequence ATGAAGAGAAACCTTGGTGCGGTCAATGCGCTTTATCCGTCGTTGACAACCATTGTTGGGGCTATGGTGAATGGGAAACCCAACTTTCTTGTCATCGCGCATGTTGGAATTTTTAATCATGGACAACCACAATATCTGTCCTTTGGCATTTCGAAACGCCACTATACCAATCAGGGAATTAAGGAACATGGTGAGTTCAGCGTCAATATTCCGGGGGAAGATCTTGTGGTGGAAACTGATTACGTCGGTATTGTTTCAGGGAAGAAAACCGATAAATCCGATGTGTTCGACCTGTACTCCGGAGAGTTGAAGTATGCGCCGCTGATAACAGCTTGTCCCATCGCCATGGAATGCCGTCTTCATGATGTTCTGGATTATGAAACCCATGAAATATTTGTCGGTTCAATCGTGGCGACGCATGCAGATGAATCTGTTCTGCAGGGAGATACGATTGATGTTAAAGCCGCACGTCCACTTCTTTTTGATATGAATAGTATCATGTACTATAGCCTGGGAGACGCTGTTGCTCCATGTTGGAATGTAGGGAAGGAATTGAAAAAGCGTACTCATGAAGGATAA
- a CDS encoding nitroreductase family protein, which produces MDVLEAIHTRRSIRKFTSKPISEEQVHAMLSAAMTAPSAGNAQPWRFLVIDDRATLDQLATIHPYVAMLKTATLAILVIADPGFEKYPGYWPIDCSAAVQNLLLAAHGLGLGAVWTGVYPMEERMVACREQLGIPQDLIPHSLIPIGYPDQPSVYKNRYKEDRVRRNHW; this is translated from the coding sequence ATGGACGTACTCGAAGCCATTCATACCCGTCGCAGTATCCGTAAATTTACATCAAAACCTATTTCTGAAGAGCAGGTTCATGCGATGTTGTCTGCCGCGATGACTGCACCGAGTGCAGGCAATGCTCAGCCGTGGCGATTTCTCGTTATCGACGACAGAGCAACGTTAGATCAACTTGCAACGATTCATCCGTACGTTGCCATGTTGAAAACGGCGACATTGGCAATTTTAGTCATCGCCGACCCTGGGTTTGAAAAATATCCCGGATACTGGCCGATCGATTGTTCCGCGGCCGTGCAAAATTTGCTGCTCGCGGCGCATGGTCTTGGTTTAGGAGCGGTATGGACCGGAGTCTATCCTATGGAGGAACGCATGGTGGCGTGTCGTGAACAGCTCGGGATTCCGCAAGACCTCATTCCTCATTCCCTCATTCCTATTGGCTATCCCGACCAACCCTCCGTGTACAAAAATCGATACAAAGAGGATCGTGTTCGACGAAATCATTGGTAA